The window ggcgtgctgctgacgcgaaatttaaccgacaggaagaagatgcagtgatatgcaaatgattagcttttcagagcattcacacaaggatggcgccggaggtgacacctacaacgtgctgacaagaggaaagtttccagccgatttctcatacacaaacaccagttgaccggatttgccaggtgaaacgttgttgtaatcactcgtgtaaggagaaatgcatattatcacgtttccgacttgataaaggtcggattgtagcctatcgcgagtgcggtttatcgtatcgcgacattgctgctcgcgttggtcgagatccattgactgatagcagaatatggagtcgctggattcaggagtgtaatatggaacgccgtgctggatctcaatcgtatcactaacagtcgagatgacaggcatcttatccgcatggctgtaacggatagtgcagccacgtctcgatccctgagtcaacagatggggacgtttacaagacaacaaccatctgcaagaacagttcgactacgtttgcagcagcatgcactatcagctcggagaccgtggctgcggttacccttgacgctgcatcacagacaggagcgcctgcgatgtagtactcaacgacgtacctgagtgcacgaatggcatgaCGTcagttttcgggtgaatccaggttctgtttacaccatcatgatggtggcacccgtgtttggcgacatcgcgctgaacgctcattggaagcgtgtattcgtcatcgccatactgccgtatcacccggcgtgatggtatggggtaccattggttacacgtctcagtcacctcttgtacgcattgactgcactttgaacagtagacgttagatttgagatgtgttacgacccgtggctctacccttcattcgatccctgcagaagcctacatttcagcaggataatgaacgaccgcatgttgcaggtcctgtacgggccttcctggatacagaaaatcttcgactgctgccctggccagcacattctgcacatacctcaccgactgaaaacatctggtcaatggtggccgagcaactgcctcgtcacaatacgccagtcactactcttgatgagctgtggtatcgtgttgaagctgcatgggcagctgtacctgtacacgccatccaagttctgtttgactcagtgcccaggcgtatcaaggccgttgttacggctagaggtggttcttctgggtactgatttctcaggatctatgaaccctaaTTGTCTGAaaatgttctagtataatatatttgtccaatgaatacccgtttatcatctgcatttcttcttggtgtagcaattttaatggccagcagtgtcgaTACGATGCCAATGCCGTCTTTCATCAACAGGTAGCGGCGTCCACGACCTCGGCTACTTCGGCCGCTCGGCGCGCTAGGAGAATGCCGCCCCCGCAGGAAGGCGCCCTCCGCAGCCAGCCGCTGGCCGTGCGACTCGACGCCGCCGTCGCCGCCCGCGAGGCCCGCTGCTAGGAGCACCgaggcagcagcagccgcagcagcggCCACAGGCGAGCCGGGGCAGGCAGCAGGCTGAGCGCGCGCGCGCACCCCACCGCCACCCTGCCCGCGCTGCCGCGCCGCGTCGCCATGGAGACGACGACCCTGGGGCGGCGCCAAGCGGCGGCGGCGCGAAGCTCGTCGCTGCAGCACGGCTCGGgctccggcggcggcggcagtagcAGCCACGTCGCCGCCGcagtcgcagcagcagccgccgcagcagcagtgTCAGCGTCCGGCCAGAGCAACCGCCTCAGGAGACAGCGCAGCTACGAATGGCGCGAGCGCCAGTACAGCACCTCGGAGGACGAGACCGCGCCGGGCGTGTTGGTGGGCGCCGGGCCGCGCACTAGCTCGTGCAGCCTGACAGGCACCGCGGGCGCCGGCGGACGCTCTTCTGCCGGCAGCAAGCACGGACACCACCACAGCGCGAACGTGAACGTGAACGTCGGCGTCGGCGGCCACCACAGCGCCAGCGCGCACCACCAGCGGCTCAGCCCCACGCCCGCAGCAGTCTACGCTGCCGGCCTAGCGTCGCTGCTCGCCGGCTACTCCAGTAAGTAGCGCCGCTTCGCGCCAacacctgtagcgcctctcctcgcCACGACGCTGTCCCAAGGCGGCGACGCTCGCTGCCGGTACGCGTGGTCCAACGTAGTTCTAGACCTTTGGAGAATAAGATTattgaaaaggaaaagaaagttacaCAGCTGTCACTTTTCACTGAACAACAGAATCACCCATTTCGCCGGTTGTTGTGGTATTAACTGTGAAGAAACATTGATTTAGTTTCAAAATAGTAAAAGGACATCCACGTTCCGGCTAATAACTGGCCATTATCAGtgcatcaattattcaaaatgacagtcacaatcgcattatttacttTGTCGCCAACTGGTTTtgccggacagagtggccgagcggttctaggcgctactgtctggaaacgagcgaccgtaacgctcgcaggttcgaatcctgcctcgggcatacatgtgtgtgatgtccttaggttagttaggtttaagtagttccaagttctaggggactgatgacctcagaagttaagtcccatagtgctcaaagccatttgaaccatttttgaaccaaccggtttcaaccctggatggggtcatcttcagggcaatttacaccatttggtcgctcgctggactcGTCACCCTGGATGTGTACGGTTGGCGAAaacataaataatgcgattgtgactatcATTTTGAATAATTCACTATACGTAAACCAATCGCTGTTTTCTCCACGCAAGTATGTTGTCTAGAAGTTCATTATCAGTGCAGTATTTCGAGGTTGGTATGCTTACCATAgtacatttattacatttacaCTTGTTGTTCAGGCTTCTGTGTGACAAGTGCTTGAAAAGCTTGAGTAGACGCAGTAGGGCGTACATAGCTACTCCGAAATACTGCATTGGTTACGGCTAGTTAATAGCCATAAACTGGATCTGCACTAATAAAGCTAGAACAGAGACGACGACTGACTGCTGCACTTTGCCGTTTTGAAACTTATCTTACAGTCGTGGGGTGCATTCCACTTTCCTAACAGTTGGTAATTTGATGATTGTTTTAATTGCTGTTTTCAGTAGCTGATCAACCAACAGTTGGACTTTTATGACCCGTACAAAAATTTTATAAGACTTCGATTACCTATGAACTAAATTACTGAAATGTGTTTCGTTATCGCCACATTTCAATAACTTGGCTACACCTTTTGTAGAAGACGGCAACAGACACGTAGCTTTCATACAAGTAATAAATCATGAGCAACTTTTTCATCTTTCACTCTACAGTATAACTATCTTGTACCGGCAACTGTTACAATGTCAGTACTCATTAATAATAATTCCCTTTAAAATCGCTTCCAGTGACTACATTCTTTATCACATATCGGTCGATGCGTGTGGCTCTCCTCAAAGCCTCCATTCGTGAAGAACAAgacaaataaaaagtaataa is drawn from Schistocerca gregaria isolate iqSchGreg1 chromosome 3, iqSchGreg1.2, whole genome shotgun sequence and contains these coding sequences:
- the LOC126355387 gene encoding uncharacterized protein LOC126355387; the encoded protein is MPPPQEGALRSQPLAVRLDAAVAARSRLSARAHPTATLPALPRRVAMETTTLGRRQAAAARSSSLQHGSGSGGGGTAAAAAVSASGQSNRLRRQRSYEWRERQYSTSEDETAPGVLVGAGPRTSSCSLTGTAGAGGRSSAGSKHGHHHSANVNVNVGVGGHHSASAHHQRLSPTPAAVYAAGLASLLAGYSSAERSSLSGVASYRGTGSGSDTEEATTTDNPTTPFPTPPPTCASPPSSSAMLPHHQQRQASPYPLESTNASCSPGGSPRMPASSAVGPPGRSSSGSLTQY